A genomic segment from Aegilops tauschii subsp. strangulata cultivar AL8/78 chromosome 1, Aet v6.0, whole genome shotgun sequence encodes:
- the LOC141039228 gene encoding uncharacterized protein, which yields MVRPLARTASDHVPYVVSIATTIPKARIFRFENYWVDLPGFFECVEQSWNAPTMKSNSAARLTEKFKRLRYALKHWYISLSKLKKAIEACNQVVMFFDNMEELRTLTRPEFNFRKIVKLHVEDLLHLQFIYWKQRCTIRWIKVGEENSKFFQVMDTERFSRNSISSLQDDDGNVVSDHQQMAGSLIEPVEGLNNLSDPFLRMK from the exons ATGGTCCGCCCACTTGCACGAACTGCCTCTGATCATGTCCCCTATGTAGTTTCAATTGCAACCACCATACCCAAGGCTAGGATCTTTAGATTTGAAAACTATTGGGTGGATTTACCTGGTTTCTTTGAATGTGTGGAGCAGTCATGGAATGCTCCCACAATGAAATCTAATTCTGCAGCCAGGTTAACTGAAAAGTTCAAACGATTGAGATATGCTCTTAAGCATTGGTACATCAGTCTGTCTAAGCTCAAGAAGGCCATTGAAGCTTGTAATCAGGTGGTTATGTTTTTTGATAACATGGAAGAATTGAGGACTCTAACCAGACCTGAGTTCAATTTCAGGAAAATTGTGAAGCTCCATGTTGAGGACCTTCTCCATTTGCAGTTTATTTATTGGAAACAAAGATGCACTATCAGATGGATCAAAGTTGGGGAGGAGAACTCAAAATTCTTTCAAGTAATGGACACTGAAAGGTTTAGTAGAAACTCTATTTCCTCCCTGCAAGATGATGATGGAAATGTTGTCTCTGATCATCAACAAATGGCTG GTTCATTGATTGAGCCCGTGGAAGGTCTGAACAACTTGTCTGACCCTTTTCTGAGGATGAAATAA
- the LOC109754651 gene encoding two-component response regulator ORR42-like translates to MTSSLKALLVDYMAVERMVVSSMLRNFHCEITLAKNGKEAVDMFLEGNEFDIVVCDKDMPIMTGPEAIVKIRAMGATDVKIVGVSADDNAMEAFMGAGADDFVPKPVRPEILQPMVQEVINKKKN, encoded by the exons ATGACATCCTCCCTCAAGGCATTGCTTGTTGATTATATGGCAGTTGAACGCATGGTTGTCTCCTCCATGCTGCGCAACTTCCACTGCGAGATCACCCTGGCGAAGAATGGGAAAGAAGCTGTTGATATGTTTCTTGAGGGCAACGAGTTTGATATTGTTGTGTGTGATAAGGACATGCCCATAATGACCGGTCCCGAG GCCATTGTGAAGATCCGTGCTATGGGAGCCACTGATGTGAAGATCGTCGGGGTTTCCGCTGATGATAACGCCATGGAGGCGTTCATGGGTGCCGGTGCTGATGATTTTGTGCCCAAACCAGTGAGGCCTGAGATTCTGCAGCCTATGGTCCAGGAGGTcatcaacaagaagaagaattAA
- the LOC109754653 gene encoding two-component response regulator ORR42-like: protein MASSLKALLVEDIKVDSMVLSFMLRRFHCEVTLAKNGKEAVDMFLEGNKFDIVLCDKDMPIMTGPEAVIKIRAMGATDVKIVGVSADDNAMEAFMSAGADDFVPKPMRLEVLGPMIEEVINRKNN from the exons ATGGCATCATCCCTCAAGGCACTGCTTGTTGAGGATATTAAGGTTGACAGCATGGTTCTCTCCTTCATGCTACGCAGATTTCACTGTGAGGTCACCCTGGCTAAGAATGGGAAAGAAGCCGTTGATATGTTCCTTGAGGGTAACAAGTTCGACATTGTTTTGTGTGATAAGGACATGCCCATAATGACCGGTCCCGAG GCAGTCATCAAGATCCGTGCTATGGGAGCCACCGATGTGAAGATCGTCGGGGTGTCCGCTGATGATAACGCCATGGAGGCGTTCATGAGTGCCGGTGCTGATGACTTTGTGCCCAAACCAATGAGGCTTGAGGTTCTCGGGCCTATGATTGAGGAGGTCATCAACAGGAAAAACAATTAG